In Candidatus Methylomirabilota bacterium, a single window of DNA contains:
- a CDS encoding TAXI family TRAP transporter solute-binding subunit has protein sequence MPRCLLSRHVAALPTALAVAAVLASIPAAAQPAVTIGTNPPGTVFYAVGSGLAKVVTDGGKVRMTAQPYTGSSTFIPLLQTGEMEFGVVNAVDMALAYRGSGFKVGGRNPFPHSPSIRIVMRGSPLLIGLLVRKDSPIKTAHDVKGKRVTGEYPAHLSVWYNMFGLLASAGLSWSDVKVVPVPAVTDGLDALVQGRADVSTFALGGAKVKEADAAVGVRHISVDCSPEGEARIRRAVPGYYPRVVKAGTATGVLEETCVIAYDLYLVSGKGVPDAVVEATLRAVWEGIERLVPLHPLFKEWTRERAVDPDVTLPYHPGAIRFYREQRAWTPAMDQAQQRLLALNP, from the coding sequence ATGCCGAGGTGCTTGCTGTCTCGCCACGTGGCCGCGCTCCCGACCGCCCTCGCAGTCGCGGCGGTGCTGGCGTCCATCCCGGCCGCGGCCCAGCCCGCCGTCACTATCGGGACGAACCCCCCCGGCACCGTGTTCTACGCGGTCGGCAGCGGGCTCGCCAAGGTGGTGACTGACGGGGGCAAGGTCCGGATGACGGCCCAGCCTTACACGGGCTCGAGCACTTTCATTCCGCTCCTCCAGACCGGCGAGATGGAGTTCGGCGTCGTGAACGCCGTCGACATGGCGCTCGCCTACCGCGGGTCCGGCTTCAAGGTCGGCGGCCGTAATCCCTTCCCGCATTCCCCGAGTATCCGGATCGTCATGCGTGGCTCGCCGCTCCTGATCGGACTCCTGGTCCGCAAGGACTCTCCGATCAAGACGGCTCACGACGTGAAGGGCAAGCGGGTCACCGGAGAGTATCCCGCGCATCTGTCGGTCTGGTACAACATGTTCGGCCTCCTGGCCAGCGCCGGGCTCTCCTGGAGTGACGTCAAGGTGGTGCCGGTCCCGGCGGTCACCGACGGGCTGGATGCGCTCGTCCAGGGCCGGGCCGACGTCAGCACCTTCGCGCTCGGCGGCGCCAAGGTCAAGGAAGCCGACGCCGCCGTGGGCGTCCGCCACATCTCGGTCGATTGCTCCCCCGAAGGCGAGGCCCGCATCCGGAGGGCCGTTCCCGGATATTACCCGCGGGTCGTCAAGGCCGGCACGGCCACGGGCGTCCTCGAGGAAACCTGTGTCATCGCCTACGACCTGTACCTGGTGTCCGGCAAAGGGGTGCCCGACGCCGTGGTCGAGGCGACCCTCCGGGCGGTCTGGGAGGGCATCGAGCGGCTGGTGCCTCTCCATCCCCTCTTCAAGGAGTGGACGCGCGAGCGGGCCGTCGATCCGGACGTGACGCTCCCGTACCACCCCGGCGCGATCCGGTTCTACCGGGAACAGCGCGCCTGGACTCCCGCCATGGATCAGGCGCAGCAGAGGCTTCTCGCCCTCAACCCGTGA